DNA sequence from the Methanolobus sp. ZRKC5 genome:
CCCCCTCTGACAGCAAGAGGATTCTTCAGTATGAATGCAGCATTATTGACTGCATCATCTACTGCTTCCTCGATCTTTTCAAGACCATACCTGAAAGGCTCCCATATCATGATCGTGGATATCAGCTGATCACTGACAGAAAGGAAAAGGAAATGCTCCTCGTTTCTTTTTTCGACCTTCGCCTCATCGGCAAAACCCAGATCATGAGGGAGTATATCATCCCTGATGGAAAGAATGCTTGCACCTGTTGCCTTTGAGACCATCTCCATATCCCTTATCTTCAGTTTCTGGAAAAGCAGGATACCATGTTTTGCAAGTGATGCTTCAACAGATTCATCCACATCTCCTTCACAAAATACAAGGTTAGCCCCGGAAGCAATTATCTTCTGTGACATGGCTTTCAGATTTCGTTCCTGTCCATGGAAGATAAGCCTTGGATCGCCGAGATCATCTATTCTTAGATTGCGCTGGGAATTTATGATCTTGCTCTCAAATTTCACATTGCCATTAATCATAAGGACGCTTGCATTTTCCAAATGAAAAGGCATGTCAGATCTTGCAGGTCTTTCATCCAGGACCATTCCTGAAATAGATTCTATAGATGGGGCACCTACCTTTTTTATAACTTTGACATAATCGTTTAGATCTATGTGACCATCACCATAGGTATCCCTGATCTTTGAAAGTGTCTTCAGAACGATATCAGCTATTATCCGGGCCTGATGGGGTTCAGCCCCTTTACTCAGGCTGGCATTCTCTATGACAGAATGAAGATCACTGTCAGAACTTATCCGAATACTCTCATAGTTGAGGATATCGTACACTTTGTTCAGAGCAAGCTGGTATCCTTTTATGATAGTTGTTGGATGCAGGCCATAATCCACGAGTTTAGCAGCATTCTCGATAAGAGAAGCAGCGATTATCACTGCGGTCTTTGTACCATCACCACATACTCTGTCCATGGACATGGCAAGTTCTTTGAGGGATGTGACCACAGGATGTAACACATCGATCTGTTCGATTATGGTCTTTCCGTCACTTGTCAGGTAAACGTCATCTGTAGGACTAATTATTATCTTGCTCGATCCACAGGGTCCAAAAGAGGATATAAGTAGATCCTTAATATCCCTGGAAGCATGTAGCATCTCGTATATCAGACCATCTTCTTCAACATCATCCTTGATTCCAATACGATTGCGCACACTCTGACGCAGAGCATCCATATTATCCAGTGCATTCATAGTGTTCATGTTTCCTGCATTCATATTTCCTGCATATTCCAGTGAAGTGCTCATATTACCCCCTTAGGGGAACCAACGGCTACCCCTACGATCTTTGTCTCAAGGGGCACTGTTCCAATACTCCCGATATTATTACATTCAAGATCGAACCTTACATTATCCATACTTAATCCGTAGCCGGACATATACTCTGAAACTGTGCTGTTGACAAGGGAATTGGCCATGTCAAGAGCACCCTGATAATCATCGAACATTTGTCTTCCTTTTTCAGAGAATAACAGATACTGTGAACTGCCCGAGCCTGCTGGCCTTATCAGTACTTCTTCCCTGTAAACCACATTACCGACAAGGGCACCTACAGCATTACCCACTTCATGGTACTGCGGAAGCCTTATGTCCGCATCAATGAAATATTTCATATCTTTCAAATATGGAGCTACCGGAGCACCCACCATTACCACGGGGGTCTTTATCGTGAATTTCATTAGTTCTGTGCCGCTCAATATTTTTTCCAGATCTGTTTTCTTCACTTTGTCTGCACAGTGTGCAATGAGATTGAGTACGATCTCTCTGGCAACATCTTCTTTGAGTTTGGCGCAGAGATCAAAGGGTTCCATAGAAGTGTATTCTGAAAGGATCGAGGCCCCAAGCATCGATGCACTGGAATCCCATCTTGTATAGGCACCGGTAACATGCAGGACATCGGTCGGGGTGAAGCCCACTTGTTTTACATATCTTTTCTGTATGAGCTTTCTCAGGATACCTTCGAACATCAGAGCATGTTTATTTGTCTTAGAGGCAATATCCGATATAGAGGATGGTTCGTCTGTAATTGCATCGAATATTTCCATCTCTTCTACCTCAAGTTCAGAGGTTGGCAGGGAATGAGATTTTGCTCCATTGGATATGAAGAATGTTGTTGGCTGGATGATATCGTTCATTATGCGACTTGAAATCTTTTCAGCATTCTGCAATTTCCTTACGATGGACGGGAATTCAGTAGCACAAAGACATAGGGGTATGACCCTGTTAGGTCCGATATGCGCTTTTTCCTTCATCCATACATGACTGTCTCCTCCAATGGCAGAAGTGTTCATTTTAATAGCTTTGACCATTGTATCCCAATCACCGACAACAGCACCGGAACTGCTGATGGCAGGCATGCCATCAAGGATCATAGAAATATCCGTACTTGTACCTCCAACATCTATGGTCAGGCACTCCTTTAGACCTGCTAGATGTGCAGCGCCCAGCAGGCTCGCAGCAGGTCCGGAAAAAATGGATTCAACTGGTTTTTTTAGTGCCTCTTCGATCCTGACAAGCGATCCGTCACATCTCATCATCATTAAGACCGAATTGATGTTCTTATCCTGCATCACTGACCTTACAGACCTTATGAACTGGTCTATTACCGGAATCAGCTGGGCATTAAGAAGTGCTGTCAAAGTCCTTTCGTAAGCTCCAAGTTCCATGGAAAGTTCATGTCCGCAAACAACAGGGAGATCTGTCAGCTCCTGGATCATCTCTTTGATCATCAGTTCATGTTCCGGGTTGCGTACTCCGAAATACGATGATACAGCAAAGGAAGATACCTTGCGTTGATTCATTGTAACAAAATCTTTCACATTCTTCAGGTTGCCCAGTGGTTCTGCTTCATTTCCATCGGCATCATGACCGCCTTCTATGGAAAGGATATGATCTGTCGGAATTTTTCGGGATATATTATAGCCAATAAGTATGAGACCTGCAGGGTACCCTTTATCCTCCAATGTGGTGTTGGTAGCGAGTGTGGTGGATACTGAAGTGAATCTCACATTAGCAAGATATTCGGCTTTAAGGCCATCAATTGAATTTATTATGCCCTTGATCAGATCAGGGTAAGTAGTAAGCGATTTGTTTGAATCTATTATTGATCCATCTTCAAGATCCATGATTACGGCATCTGTATATGTGCCGCCAGTATCTATTCCAAGCCCGAGATTCATTGTTATCACCTTTTGTATGGAGGGTTTATGTGGAGGTGGAGTGGTTTGCCTCTTCTGTGGAGATAGGAGGTTTACCACCCAATGGATATAGACCTCATAAAGTGATTTTTAAATCACGTATGAGAATAAAAAAAGGAAAAGCAGGGGGAAGTGATAGTTCCTGCTTATCCGAATATCTTTTTCTGAAGGTCAGGACCCAGTTCCTTTGCTACATCTACCATTGCCTTCACGGTCGAAAGAGGTCCTCCTGGAGGAATCTCACAACCAGACGTCATTACATACTTGGATTGCAATCCACTCTCCTTGAGTACGGGGAGCACACCTTCAAGCAGATCCTTTGTGTCATCCTTTATCTTCTGAACACCTGCAGGAGTATTATCCATGAACTCTATCGGATTGAGCTCTCCCATCATACAACATGTATCACCATATTTTGGAATTAGGTCTGCATAGTTCTGTGAACCCTTGCCTCTTAGCTTTGGATAGTATGCGTAGCTGAACAACTGAGTTCCGAATTTCTTGATCTGTGTGTCAAAGTGTACTGCATCTGCACAGTTGTGTATCATGTAGGGCTGGTCGTATTTCTTGAATATTGGCAAATGCTGGTCATGTACGAACTTTCCATCGAACTTCCAGTAGTCCTCCTCGCTCATGATCACATTGTTGGACCAGAGGTTATCAATACACAATGCATTACAGGCACTTTCTTCAAAGAACAGTTCAGACACCTGGCAGATGTAATCTGTACATTTCTGGACTGCTTCAAGTACCACATCAGGATGTGTCTTCATGTCCATCAGGACACGGTCTGCACCCATAAGTTGGGTAAGGGTAAGCAGGGGACCTTCATGGAATCCGACAAATGGTGTATCAAGTTCCTTGTTAAGTTTCTCAGTAGCCGCCTTGGAAGCCATTATAAGCTCATAGGCACGAGTACCTTCCTTAACCTCAGGAACTTCTATACTTTCATATGCCTCAAGGTGTCCTTCGGATGAAGGTGTGTCATCTTCAGGGTACTTGATCTTGCATCCAAAGTCAGCTGATGTTGCAGAAAGGTCGATGAGCCCTACGAACATGTCCGTATCCAGATATTTGGATCCCAGGTAAGCACTCTCAACGAACGCATTGATGTCAGTAGCATACTCCTTGTAGTTGACATCGGCAAATTTCCTCAAAACTCCACAGGCTAGTGGATATACCGGTAATCTGTCGACCTTTTTATCGCCCAGTGAAGCCAGGGTCCTGTCCATATGGGTCATTTCTTCTTTCGTCTTGACAGCTACACTCTCAAAATCTGCAATTATTTGCTTTGCAGTTTCCAGACCTACATCTGTCTTTCCTTTTACCGTCTTTTTAGACAGAATCTCTCTGTATTTGACCTTGCCAAGTGAGATTTTCTCCTCGCTCCATCTCTGTTCAGCAGGGGCAAGTTTGCTTACTGCATCCTTTGCCCATTCCGTAGCTGCAAGGGAATCAGGATGTGTAGAGTCTGCACCAATCTTTTCTGCGAATTCTGGGGAAACAGGTGCTCCTCCTATCATGACTATAAGGGAATCTCTGATACCTTCCTCCTGCAGCATCTCAATTACCCTTTCCATGTTGGTCATGGTAGTTGTCATTAAGGCACTCATGGAAACCAGGTCTGCTTTCTTCTCCTTCGCCACTTCAATGAATTTCTCGACTGGCACATCGTGACCCAGATCAATCATATCAAAACCGGATGCGGACATCATTGTCTTGACAAGGTTCTTTCCGATATCATGGACATCTCCCTCGATGGTTCCTATAACACCCACGGAACGCTCTGCTCCTGCCTCTACTTTCATATGTGGGGTCAGTATATCCATACCTGCATACATGGCACCAGATGCGATGAGCAGGTGTGGCACAAAGGCTTCACCCTTTTCATACTTGTCACTTACAATGATCATTCCTTTTGCAAGTCCGTCCACAATTGCCTCGTAAGGATCCACTCCGTCTTCAAGGGCTTTTTGTGCAAGTTCTTCTGCAAGGTCGTCGTCACCGTCGACTACAGCTTCCGCTAATTGGTTCAAGATTGCTGCTTTCATAATTTTCCTCCAAAAGTTAGATTGGTTTTTACAGTGATCTTTCATTTCTCACTGTTAACAAAGAACAGTATTTTAGTTGAGGTATATATCATAACCTCCGGTTATTTATTAACGCCGTTAACATCAAAAACCACACATTATTTTGAGTGGGGTCGTAATCCTATGAATGAACGCCCTATAATTAACGCCGTTAACAAAGGAACAGAACTCCAATAAGATTAATGACTTTAATCAAATCAATGGCTTTGATCTGATGAATGCAAAAGTAAAACGCATTCATGCAATATATTTCAAAGTCAAAACAAATAGAATTATTCTGGAGAAAATATCTCCTATATGATTGCCGAATCTCAGATACCTGTAACTTCTTGTGACATCTTTCTGAAGAACTGATACATGTCTTCTCCCCACACCAATGCGTTCATTTCAAAACTCATCATAGCATGATTGTGAAACATGCCGTTCTTATAGAACAAAGTCAATGAGAGGAATCTGTCTGTTACTACACTGGATGCAAAACCTATATCGTCTTTGCACACAAAAAGTTCCGTATTTTCCATCCCGAGATAATCCTGCAATTGTTCGAAATACTCCGTTTCAAATCTTTCAAACACAGGCTCCGTTATGACGAGTGAAATTCGGACACCTTTTCTGGCAAGTTCAATGTACTTATAGGGATAAGCTGGACTGAATGAAGAAGAAATTTCCATGATGTATTTTGACTGTACGAGATTTTCAGTGAACCTTTTCGGTAATTCATACATGCGATTAAGTTCCGGCTCAACAACTTCACAGGAACCCAGTTCTTCTATTCTCTCAAGAAGATATATCGGAATATTTTTAACTTTATGATTTTCCCAGTATTGTTTATTATCTTCGAAGACCATTAAGATGTGTAAAAGAGGAACCATTTTTTTTACGATCACCTCTCCAAAACTCGAAAGCCTGTAATAATCATTTTCATAAAGTATTATACCCTGATCGATGAGGATCTTAATCTGTGTCATCATGGCACTGGAAGTGACATTGAGTGTATTTTTAATCTCATCGATGTTCATAGGTTTTTCTATCAGCAGGATGAGCAGATCTTTTCTTTTGTCGGATAG
Encoded proteins:
- a CDS encoding TCP-1/cpn60 chaperonin family protein — its product is MSTSLEYAGNMNAGNMNTMNALDNMDALRQSVRNRIGIKDDVEEDGLIYEMLHASRDIKDLLISSFGPCGSSKIIISPTDDVYLTSDGKTIIEQIDVLHPVVTSLKELAMSMDRVCGDGTKTAVIIAASLIENAAKLVDYGLHPTTIIKGYQLALNKVYDILNYESIRISSDSDLHSVIENASLSKGAEPHQARIIADIVLKTLSKIRDTYGDGHIDLNDYVKVIKKVGAPSIESISGMVLDERPARSDMPFHLENASVLMINGNVKFESKIINSQRNLRIDDLGDPRLIFHGQERNLKAMSQKIIASGANLVFCEGDVDESVEASLAKHGILLFQKLKIRDMEMVSKATGASILSIRDDILPHDLGFADEAKVEKRNEEHFLFLSVSDQLISTIMIWEPFRYGLEKIEEAVDDAVNNAAFILKNPLAVRGGGDIEFVLSQMLRQYSSTIEGKEQLAVIEYANALEEIPRTLARNVGLNEVDVITKMLNSYNKGIDSRIDLTRNVVANNPPVYDSFSIKQMAIIAATEAVSNMLRIDRIVLKKS
- a CDS encoding winged helix-turn-helix domain-containing protein translates to MKLALLGILFLSDKRKDLLILLIEKPMNIDEIKNTLNVTSSAMMTQIKILIDQGIILYENDYYRLSSFGEVIVKKMVPLLHILMVFEDNKQYWENHKVKNIPIYLLERIEELGSCEVVEPELNRMYELPKRFTENLVQSKYIMEISSSFSPAYPYKYIELARKGVRISLVITEPVFERFETEYFEQLQDYLGMENTELFVCKDDIGFASSVVTDRFLSLTLFYKNGMFHNHAMMSFEMNALVWGEDMYQFFRKMSQEVTGI
- a CDS encoding methyltransferase cognate corrinoid protein — its product is MKAAILNQLAEAVVDGDDDLAEELAQKALEDGVDPYEAIVDGLAKGMIIVSDKYEKGEAFVPHLLIASGAMYAGMDILTPHMKVEAGAERSVGVIGTIEGDVHDIGKNLVKTMMSASGFDMIDLGHDVPVEKFIEVAKEKKADLVSMSALMTTTMTNMERVIEMLQEEGIRDSLIVMIGGAPVSPEFAEKIGADSTHPDSLAATEWAKDAVSKLAPAEQRWSEEKISLGKVKYREILSKKTVKGKTDVGLETAKQIIADFESVAVKTKEEMTHMDRTLASLGDKKVDRLPVYPLACGVLRKFADVNYKEYATDINAFVESAYLGSKYLDTDMFVGLIDLSATSADFGCKIKYPEDDTPSSEGHLEAYESIEVPEVKEGTRAYELIMASKAATEKLNKELDTPFVGFHEGPLLTLTQLMGADRVLMDMKTHPDVVLEAVQKCTDYICQVSELFFEESACNALCIDNLWSNNVIMSEEDYWKFDGKFVHDQHLPIFKKYDQPYMIHNCADAVHFDTQIKKFGTQLFSYAYYPKLRGKGSQNYADLIPKYGDTCCMMGELNPIEFMDNTPAGVQKIKDDTKDLLEGVLPVLKESGLQSKYVMTSGCEIPPGGPLSTVKAMVDVAKELGPDLQKKIFG
- a CDS encoding hydantoinase/oxoprolinase family protein; protein product: MNLGLGIDTGGTYTDAVIMDLEDGSIIDSNKSLTTYPDLIKGIINSIDGLKAEYLANVRFTSVSTTLATNTTLEDKGYPAGLILIGYNISRKIPTDHILSIEGGHDADGNEAEPLGNLKNVKDFVTMNQRKVSSFAVSSYFGVRNPEHELMIKEMIQELTDLPVVCGHELSMELGAYERTLTALLNAQLIPVIDQFIRSVRSVMQDKNINSVLMMMRCDGSLVRIEEALKKPVESIFSGPAASLLGAAHLAGLKECLTIDVGGTSTDISMILDGMPAISSSGAVVGDWDTMVKAIKMNTSAIGGDSHVWMKEKAHIGPNRVIPLCLCATEFPSIVRKLQNAEKISSRIMNDIIQPTTFFISNGAKSHSLPTSELEVEEMEIFDAITDEPSSISDIASKTNKHALMFEGILRKLIQKRYVKQVGFTPTDVLHVTGAYTRWDSSASMLGASILSEYTSMEPFDLCAKLKEDVAREIVLNLIAHCADKVKKTDLEKILSGTELMKFTIKTPVVMVGAPVAPYLKDMKYFIDADIRLPQYHEVGNAVGALVGNVVYREEVLIRPAGSGSSQYLLFSEKGRQMFDDYQGALDMANSLVNSTVSEYMSGYGLSMDNVRFDLECNNIGSIGTVPLETKIVGVAVGSPKGVI